Genomic window (Drosophila sulfurigaster albostrigata strain 15112-1811.04 chromosome 2R, ASM2355843v2, whole genome shotgun sequence):
ATCGCGTGGCAATTGCGATTGAAACTCAgcgggcagcagcagcagcgcatgATCCTTCATTGCGGCCAGCCAATGGTTGGATAAATTGTGCAGCTCTGGCTGCACCAGACCCAGCAAACTCTCACCACGGTTATCCACATCCAGGTCCAGGCCACTTACCAGCTCTGTTTGCGCTGACGAGCCTGCTCCTCCAGCTGGTGAGATGGCCAGCAGTGAGGCGGGCGCTTTGCCATTGCCCAGCATGGCAACAATGTACACTTCGGCCCACGCCTTTAGAATACTGAGCTTCTCCAATGTGGCCATCGATTCGTTGTACAATTGCGTGCTGTTCGTCTTCGTGTACAGCTTGTTCAGCGAACTGACCAGCAATTGATGCACTCGCCGTAAATCGCTAATGTCCCGAGCGACGCCAGAGCCAATCCAAGCGGAGCACACTTCACATGCTGCGGCCGTCACATGGGATGGCGTGTCGGGCGCAAAAGCAGGACGCAAGGCAGCGCCAACCTGTGCCTGATACTGCTCCAGCAACAGATGACCAGGAAACTCTGGTTCGGGCACGTTTGCAAATCGATCTATGATCTCCTGCAGAGTGCGCAATCCCTCCAGCCGCAATTGATCCGAATCCGAGGTGGCAGCCATGAATGACATGCGTATGAGCTCTGCCAAATGGAGAATGAGATAGTCGCCGCTGCGCGATTTTATCAGCTGCTGTTCCTTGGCCTGCAACAGATCGAAGTGCAATGCATTGGCCGCCTCACAACTGGAGATGATGCGACGCACGCATTGTGCGGCAAAGACGCGCGTGGGCCAACGTGGCTGCACTGCAGGGTGCGTGGAAGTGTTCTCCTCCGCCCGATACTCGGTGACATCGTCGGCatactcctcctcctcatcgtcgtcgtcatcggtATTCAATTGTTCCCCCGTGCCCGACTTGCCAGCTGCATCACCGGCAGCTCCTGCCAGTGCCGTTGGGTCTTCAATTGCTCCGCCACCCTCTACGGCCACGGTGAGCACCTTCTTGCAGAGGCTCAGCCAATTGCTAAGGTTATCGGCCGCAAGCATTTGCAGCATCGATGTGAGAGTGTCGTGTATATTCTTCAGCATCTCCGCATCCGTTTCAGTGTCGAGCATGGAGAATAGCAGACCAGGTAGACCGTATTCCGTAATTATCAAGTCCGGACATTGTTCCGGTGTTATGGTCATCGCCAAGTCACAAACTTCGCGTGCCTCGCGATGTGCCAGTTGACGTAAACAGGCAACTGCCGCCTTTCGTAGTATGAAGTAGTTGCTGGCCAGCATTTTGACCAGCGTTGGAACGAGTGTGTCCAACTGCAGGGACTTGCAGGCAAacaaatgcagctgctgcagacAGCCAATTGCCTCCGATTGCACCAGCGGATCGGCGTGAGATTGCAGCAGGGCCGCCGCGCAGAGGAAGGAGCTACGCATAGCATTGACTGCTGCATTGTTGCCTTGGAGCTCAGGACCGACGGTTGTGATCAAAGCATTCACCACTCGTCCGACACATTGATGTACATCCACATGGGCATGCGGTACGCTGAGCAGCAGTTTCAAAGAGAGTGTCAGGGTTGCCTCCACATAACCACGGAACATGGGTCCGCCAGAGTCAGCGATCTGGGCCAGCGCGTATAGCGACCACACCTGCACCACTGGCGAGGCACTGTCCTGGGCCAAAGCGAGCAGAATGGAGACACTGGTGCTCAGATGCTGCGAGGATCCCATGCCGCCCACATAACGATGCAGACAACCCAAGGCATGTGAGTGTCCCGTTCGTGTTACCACATCGCGGGCTGACTTCAGTTTATCGAAACTATTCTGCGCCAGTTCGGCTGTGAAATGAGAGTCAGCAACGACTTGAGCCAAACGTCCTAGAGATTCGCCCGCTGCACAACGTATTGTTGAATTGGTGCTGGTCAATGAGGCGACTATTAAGCTGGTGGCACTCTTCTTCACATCCTCCTGACCAATGCTTGTCTTGCTGTCCGTAAGCTGTTTCAATGCAAACAGCAGCGCAGTGAAGATGTTCATCTGCACAGCTTCCTGTCGATTGCTCTTCGCCTGCTTAATGCACTCGGCAAAGTGATCCAGCATTTGGAGGCGATGCTTGTTGGCCACCTTGGGAAAAATGGTGCCATACAGTGTCACGGACATGTCAATAACCGCGACGCCCAGTGGCAGCGGACCTGGACACTGTTGCGCCTTATTGATCAGCTGTATGTTGTTAGTGCTTGCATTGCTGGAACTAGAGCTGCTGTAGTTGTGCTGGGCCGACCAGTTGGGCCTATACAGGCAGCAGGGATCGTGCTCTAGGGCGCCGGAGCCAGCAGCGCTATTTGGCTGGAGCTGTGGAAAGAAGAATGGAAAAGTCAGATAAGGATAATAAAGTGGGTAAAATAATAACTGTGTGAAAAGGAACTAATTAAtatcaacattttaatgtacCATAATACtgtcaataatataaaataagaagaGATTTACACAATAGCTTTTTGGACACCACAAAACATTGTATGCCAGTTTTTAAAGAGCTATCGACTGGTTCATGACAACTATAATTGCTTGACTTCATAAGGTCGATTATCACAAGATTAGAGTAACAAATCAATAGTTTAGCTcgatttaagaaatattaaattgccaacaaattaaatcaaacagttttttgtttaaaaaataaaaatatttgcaagttcaatgagagaaaaaaagaatataaattgaaaatcaagcGTCAATTTGTTGGACAGTTGTCCGCcgaaaaaagaacaaacaagTCAACTCGAAATAAATTGCGCATGCAAACAGAAATCGTCCATTCAATATAGCAGATGGGTGCATAACTTACATGCTCGCCATCGACTTTTCGATTGGGTTCCATCTGCGGCGATAATATCGATGCATGTGCAGACATTTAAGAATAGTTTAAAGGATAAGAGGTAAGAGAGATTATAGATCACACACTTAAGCCtaatcaatatacatatattgagtAGTAATCACTTTGGAACGTACCTGATCTTCGATGGTACGATGATTTGTCTCCTGCAGCCAAGTGCCCAATATGATGGAGTCATCCCCGTGACAAAGAGTGCGCAACAGTGAATTTGTTGTGTTGGCTGCATTGTCAGACAGAGTAAACTCTGAGACGAGCATGCGCAAGAGATGCGTGTACGATGCCTCGAGAGCAGTGGGGGGCAGCAGTGTAAGAGTTTCAAACAGACGTAAGCGAACCATGGCCGCTGGTGCTTTCAATTGAGTGCCGTAGCTCTTAAGAACTGTCGCCAGGCTGGAAGGATGAATGGGAATTGAATTTGCGTATGGAAAATGTGTATAAGGTGTTCACTCACTTGACCAACATTGCTAGAGCACTCTCGATGGGCGTGAGCAAACGTCGTGTTATATCCTCACTGACCAGATCCGGACAATTGAGCAGAAAGCTGTGCATCACTGAGAGGGCACCAGCGCGTCCCTCGAGAGTCACCTGCCAGGTGAAAGCATCGCCTCGCGCTTTTTCCGATTCGAGTTCCTTGTTGGAGCGTGGAAACGAGTTGCGCCACAGGAGGAGCATGCGTGGCAGCAGACCCTTGACCACAGGCGAACCAAGGGTCATAATGGCGCCAATCAGCAGCCAGCCCGCCTGGGTGCGATGCAGCGACATGCGGCTATTCTGGGAAGCAGAACGCAGCAGCTCCTCGGCACAATTGAACACCACTTTGCCCTTGGTGTGCGGTATGCCCAATGGTGAGTGGCGCGCGCTACCCAAAATGGCCGCTAAGGCGCAACTATAGCCCGCAATGGCCTCCGGCGAGGAGCGCATCTGTTCCATGGCCTCGATAAATCGATCGATCAGCGGTGTTATTTGACTGGGCACCGCAATGCAGCAGCTCCTCAGGCACCAGGCAGCCGCTAGACGTGCTGCGGCACAGGGATGCACCAGGACAGCACAGGTGGCATCGATGGCATTCAGCGATTGGTCTGTGAGCAGATTCTGTGCTGTTGTGCCCAGTCCAATGAACAGAGAGCTAAGCTCCTGCAGGGCACAGACTAGCAAGTGTTGACTGAACAGCGTCTCCTGGTTCGAGTCCTTGGCATTCTCCGGATTAAAGTCAATGGAGTTCATCTGCTTGGCCACCAAATGTATGAGTTCCTTGCAGGCGGCGCTTTGCGCCTTTTCCCCAAGCATTTTGCCAATTGTCGTTCGTAGTATAAAGTTGATGCACTTACGCGAATAGACGGCATCTACATGCGAGCAAGCTGCCTTTGGATTGGCTACCAAGTCCAGCACATGTGCTAGAAATGTGCTCAGTTGCCTCTCGAGCCAAACGCTGCCCATGAACTGCACAAACACCACATAGGCATGTGTTACGCCCACACGCACCTCACGATTAACTCCGGAGCTGCCTTTGATGATTTCTCCGGTGCCCTTGAGAAATGAAGCGCCGCCGCGTAGAAATCCAGCCATTAGTATATTCAATGCCTCGTCCAATGAAACCAGACGCAGTGTGCCGCCTTTGGCTGCCTGCAATGCGGCTGCTGCCTGGGCATGAGGCGATTTCTTGTTGCTTGCCGCCTCCGCCAGCTGTTGGGTGTAGGCCAAGAGCGTGCCCAGCAACTGAGCGACGGCACAGCGCACCTCGTAGTTGCTGCCGTCGAATGCGCGAAAGCAGAGATTGCCCAGACTCTCCAGTTCCGTTTGATACAAAAACGGGGCACTATAAATCATCTTGAGGATGCATCGAGCGGCAGCAACACGCACAGCCATCACACGATCAAGCAGACAATGCTTGGCTGCCTTGTAGATATCCTTGTGCACGTTGGCAATCGCTGTGCCCATGCCGGCGCTTACCTTCTCCAGCGTGTGCATGATCTCGATGCGAGCCTGCGATTCTGCGTTCCTCAGCGTGCGAATTAGAATCTGCACGGTGTCCTCGTAAGTGCGTCCCATCATGCGTCCTAATTTCTCGTACATCGAACCCAATACACAAATGGCAGCActgtaatcaaaataattgataattcGTGGAAATATGAAGAGAGCAAATCTACTTACAGCTTTGTGGGCAAATAGCTGGGTGAGTCATCCTTGTTCTTCAGTATATCATTGCATGCGTTGACCGTATCGAACAGCATAAAGGTGTCGCCTACGGAGAAGAGCGTGGCTAAGGCGCTGGCAATGAGCTTACGCATCGGCGGTCCAGGTGCACCCTGAATGCGCTCCGACAGCTGCTGAACGAGCTTCTTTTGTCCGGCCTTGATCTCATGCTTGGGCAAGTGCGGCAGAGATTTTTCCAAATAACGTAGCCATTCCAATTCGAAAACGGCATGTTTGTGCTCCGGCAACTGCTTCAGTGCCTCTTCGTTGAGGGTCAGGGTGTGGGCGAGTTCCATTTCGTTGTGTGGCGTTGCCTCTTCTTCGGGACTATTGCTCGCAGCTTTgccagcagcggcggcggtgTCGTCACTATGTATAAACGATCTGCAATGCAAATGGAAtgtttcattaattaaaatacatactCTACATGTGGGCTTGTGTGTGTACATGAGCATATCGTGGGAATGATGATAAACAGCCGTTGCTCGTATTTCACGATCTTCCTTACCTCCCCCACATCAATCAACATCcgcatatacacatatgtatttcaACATCTGTCTAAGCGATCAATTTGAAATGTCGCTAATCGATAACTTGCAAGTGCGATACTATTTCGATATCTGTAGATGCGATCAACTTCAATTGCTGCCTATTAATAACTGACAAGTGCAATAATATTTCGATAACTGTGTATGCGATCAATGTCGCTTGTTAACATAGACCTTAAACTTGCTTTGCCAGCTCGCATGAATAATCCCCAGAGGTCACAGCGTCATAGACAAGAGCCCATTAGCTAGctattcaattgaaaaatcgTGCATCAGACGAGCAACCAAATACGATAAATGCGATGTCGCGTAGTCATGGTGCTGATTATTGAATTACACACGTTACAAATGAAGCTGCAAGCTTTGATGCACGATAAGTGTAAGAGAGGCTATCGCCTTGAGCGTGTTAAAAGGCAATTCGGTGACATAGATATAACTACACAACATGAgcacatatacatacgacTAGCGTATACATAAAAAGTCAAGAGGAACCAAATTTCAAGGGAGCAAGAGAAGAGGTTgcctaaaagaaaaaaccaaaaacaaagacaTGAAACGGCAACCGTCTTTGTCTTTCGTCTTTCTTTAAGCACCACAAAAAATGATGTGCGCCGGTTGTGGGGCAATGGTTATGGTTATGCGGCAGTCAAGAAACACACAATGGGGTAACGTCCTAAGGACTCGACCGAGGGGCTTTTGTTTGCGGTCGGTACTCAAGTGGTGCGCGTGTTGCatatacaaaatcaaatcCATACATACAGCAAGAAAGCCAGAACAATTGACGTCTTGTGGGCTCGTGTTACATAAGACGCCTTTGTTGCTTGCAACCCAAAAGAAGTacagctctatctctctgttCGTGTGGATGCCACGCAAAAGGAAACAAGTAAAACCTGTAAGGTGCAGCAAATAGGAAAGTGCAACCactaaaaaacaagaaaaaaaaaaataacaaacactGCCGCTCTGCACCACATCATACACATCCCACCACCCTACTTTGGAATGAGCCGGGGCAAAGCCTCCCCGCATCGTTTGTGCCCCGGACCATCATGGTGGTAGtttgttgaatttgttgttgtctgggCTTGTTGCAAGATTTATTTACCTGCGCGCCTCGTTGATGACTTTGCGCAGAAACTGCGGTGTGCGTGCAAAGTTTAAGTTTTCCATATTGCATTCACAACTTTAATATGAAAACTTTCTTTTTGCCTTCCTTGGCCAATTAAATGATTGGTACTTTCtgcttgcaaatttcacacAAATCGATAAATTTGCTACATGTTTCTTTTGCACTGTCGCCACTTGAAAACTACATTTGCCATCAATTATTAAGCTTTTACTCAGCTCgcaaattattaattgaatgaCTTTTAATAATCACTATGAAATTAtagcaaaaataaactttattatttgcacCAACAGCGAGCGGCACTTGCTACGCGCATCAAATTCAAATGGCAACTGGGGAAGCAATCAGCAAAGCCAAGCAAAGAGCGGCAACTCAACCCGCAACGCCATAACCGTCACAGTTCAGAGAGTTGTTGTGGGATTGTTACGTCTGGCTTTCGCGAGGAAAGCAACCTATGTTGTGTGACGTCACAAGctgaatttttaaaacatttcaaaatgtttgttgttgatgagTCCATATTAAATACTAAGGATTTATGCATGTATCATAAGAACATTCATGTATTCATGACGTCATCTGGCAACACGATATGAGTAATCTTGTTAATAGCTGAATCTTGGCGCACAGGCGACTCGCTGACTGGTTGCAAAAACAAACCAGCTAAGCGCAAGAGAGCAACATAGACCACCATCAAGAGAGTATGTATGTCGCTCAATTTTATTCGCTCTCTCGCATTGCTTaagcatgtatgtgtgtatgtgtttgtgtaagCATTAATAATGACGTCGACACAGCTGTTAACAgcctgcaaaaaaaaaaacacttcgCAAGTCGTTATCGATAACTAACGTTGTGGGCGGAATAGCAAACTGTGTCAATGTGTCAAATGGCCGCTTCAAACGAAAAGTTTATCATTTCGAATTTATTATGGGTTTCataatatattgcaaaaatacttatgAACTAGGGCAAAAACTGCATGCTGGGTATATTGATAAGCGCCTTCGATGTGGCACTATTCGGATTGCCAAGGTCCTTAATGATGCCTCGCACCCGAGCGACAACATCGCTGCGCTGGATATCGCCGCGGTTTAGCATGCGCTGGAATAGTGTATGCAATTGCCGCGTTGACGAGGCATTGGACAACTCAAACAATTCCTGGATCAACTCCTCGGAGTATCCCTCGTATTTACTGAGATTGGCCGCCTTTGCATCACGCTTAAGCAAATCGTAGACGAGTAGAAAGTCCACATACGGCTTCGTGGGAGGCACACGTTTTTTGCCTGCCGTCGAAGTGCTGCTCCAACGATCCATTGCCGATTCCACATCAAATGCGGCACGACCATAATTGTCATCATACAAACGCAAGAAATTATCCAAAGATTCCACATCGTTAGTGAAATCATCATGCAACGCTTCCGTTTGTATGTCGCGAATTAGCGAAAGTGGTAACTTATCAAAGTCCGCATCATCGTTGATCTCATCAAATAGGGCTTGGCCTTCCAGTGGCGCTAATCGCGAGCTATCTGCTACTGCAACTGGAGCAAAGACAGCTGGTCCATGGGGAGGCGTGGGTGCTGCTGTCGGACGCTCGGTGCTTGTGGTGCGCTCTGGTGTCTCCCACCAGCTGGGTGGTTGCCACCAACCACTGGTGCTCCCCGAGGGACGTCGGGTTGTCGTTGACGAAGGTCTCCCAGTGGGAGCACCTGTTGTTTTCGATGGCGGCGTGGAAGGAAGGGGTGTAGTGCTTGGTGATTGCTCCTCGTCAGAATCCACGCTGAATGGTGGCTCAGCAGTGGTGCTATGGAGTGGTTCGTATTGCAGTAGGTCGATATAGTAAGCCAATGCCTGCATTGAGGCAGGCAGATAGCTGTTTAACAGATTTGCAGATTTTCCAGGCGAAAGCAGCCCGAGTATCAGCAGTATTAAAATCCAACTGCGCATTTtactaaaatttgtttgttcgtCTTCAAGTTTTGGCAGCGATTTGGCCGGTTAAGAGACAGTTGGTTAACTAAAAGTTGGCAGTCGACAGCAAGAATCTTCAGTCACTGAAGCTGGTTTTTTTCGAAATGGATGCTCGTGCTAACTTTGTCATACCCTGTAACGGAGTACAGTGTAACACGGGTAGTCTAGCTAGCATAAAATTACGAATATTGTTTCTCAATATTAAAGTCTTATATTTCGTTTCTTCGTTTTCTGAGTCATCGaaaagtttattataataaatagtgTATAATTACTTCTTCCGAAATTATCCTTATTATTTGGTCTATAATCCTAACTTTATTATTGCTTATAAGGGGCAAAAAACAAGATTCCAATATTTATCAAACTCTGATGCAGTATTTCATCGCGACTAATTTATCAATGTCATTAATTGGTATTCacttaaaataagtaataattttttggtggattttatttgttatttatcattattatttatttattattattatttaaactgaGTGCGAATCTAATGAAAGAAGTCAGATGATAAGGAGAAGGTCTTGtttgtaaaaaagaaaattatcaaattgtgattaatatttttcagtCGGTTGCTTTTATGCTCCTCCTGTCATATATTACGCTATATGCATATCATTgtgtttaaaaaaatcaagCCTCAAATGATAAAAtgctttaatatattttttcgaaaaaaaagataaaattaaaacCTGTTGCGGTTTCTGTAACTtctaataattgaattttttccAGAGTATGTTTAAGTCAAATCTTAGTTTcttgtttgttgatttttgtttctctttttgttttggcaaaCTTGTTAAACAGAGGCCAGCGACCGCTTTGGGTTGCGTCAAAATTTTGGTAACCGTCGTCGTTGTCCTCAGGCGTTGTTCTTGGAAAGAGTGAAAGAAGTTCGAGTGTGTGCTGTAAACCAGTTTGGGGATGGGCGAAGGCGtctgttaaatatttataagtgtCATTTATATAAACCTGATTGTATTCTGTATGAGTGTTTTTTTCGGCAAATAAATGACCAGGCAACGCATATTacatcaaaatgcaatttgaatacaaCTGCAAAGTTTGAGAGCAACTGATAAATGCAGTTGTCGCACGCGTTATCGATCAATAGCCGGTAAtcgagagcagcagcagctgttcgCCGGCAATTAAAGTGTGAGCGAGATAGCACAAACCTGTTGTACCGTGCATACGTCACAGTCTGTTGTTATTCTTAGGTAGGCTATGTTTTCGCTTTTTCGGCCAAACTAGCAGCAAAAAATGGCACAAGGTAAGCAGGCCATCGACACTTATAGCGGCATCATTTAACGGATAGCACATCAGGAAGATGACACAGATAACCTTTGCATAGCTGTTTACCCAAATAATTGTCGACAACTCACAAAAGCAAAGTGACACTAACGATTTAACACTTCATGTAATCTGGCGAACTATAATTATTGGTGTCGTGTCGTGTTGTCGCAGTCTCAAATGACAGCGGagcacccacacccacacgcacacactcttACATGCAagtcacacacaaacacacaatgaAAGCATtaacaaatgtttattatacattcaaattatCTGCGAGTCGAATAAAAAACTCACCGTTTCACAGTTTGCACATACACTACTAAAATTAAGAAGCCACTATCACATGtttaatgcttttattttaaacaattaaatgcaattttcacttTAAGCAAATTCTACTACGCGTTGCGTTgatatgtgtttgtgtatgcgTCAAAACGATAACAATGTAAATAATCGTTGCTAGGCACACCGATAACAAATAGTGGCTATCGAGCCGAACAGCTGATGCTATAGCAAAACATCGATAACATTAGATTGCACgtgttgaattatttagttttgtttggcattatttacattttcaattccAGCTGCGTGTAACTCAAAAATCTTTAAAACCCGATAGAAAATGGCACGAAGACCAGAGCATTCTGCACCACCAGAGATTGTaagcaaatcaataaatttctgcatatttatatgtattttacatttattatgttttgtaGTTCTACAACGATGATGAAGCCAAGAAATATTCTACAAAGTGAGTTAAAGCGcatgaaatgtataaaattcgttgatttatttttatatcctAAAAGCACACGCATAATAGAAATCCAGGTAGAAATGGCAGAGCGTGCCCTGGAACTGTTGGCACTCCCCGATGATGATGAATCGCGTCTCATTTTGGACATTGGCTGTGGCTCCGGACTCTCGGGCAGCGTTCTAGAGGACAGTGATCACATGTGGATTGGAATTGACATAGCCAAGTCGATGCTGGACATTGCAGTGGAACGCGAAGTGGCCGGCGATGTCATTTTGGGTGACATGGGCGAAGGCATGCCATTTAAGCCCGGCACTTTTGATGGTGCTATTTCCATTTCAGCCTTGCAATGGTTGTGCAATGCCGACAAATCCTATCACAATCCACACAAGCGCCTGCTAAAATTCTTTAGCACGTTGTTCTCCTGCTTAACGCGCACTGCACGCGCTGTCTTCCAGTTCTATCCAGAGAATTCAGATCAGATTGAAATGGTCACATCCCAAGCCATGAAAGCTGGTTTCTATGGTGGCCTGGTGGTCGATTATCCCAACTCAGCGAAGGCCAAGAAATACTATTTGGTGTTAATGACTGGTGGAGCGGCAGAATTGCCACAAGGCTTGGGTAAGAGTTCCTTGCAATTAAATCGAAATTTAATCTTACAAGTGCATTTTACAGGCTCACCGGAAGAAGAACGTCGCATAAACTACATAAAGAAGCGTGATGCTTGCCGCGATGCGCGTGGCAAAGCGCCAAAAAAGTCGCGTGATTGGATTTTGGCCAAGAAAGAGCGGCGTCGTCGTCAAGGTCTCGAGACGCGCCCAGACACCAAATATACGGCGAGAAAACGTAGCGGACGCTTTTGAGAATTTCTGAATATAACTGAAAACCTAAATAATTTACacatgatttatttatttaaacaattaatcATACAATTATGAACTAGACTTTAGTATTATACATTCTCAACCTTTCTAGTCTTTAGTTGCCTGCGATGTTATTTGCTcctgattttttttataagccTCTTGCGCTCTTTGCTTAGGAGTATCATATGAAGATTCGGCGGCAAACATGAGATACACTGCAACGCCGGCGAAAATGAAGGTTAGCATTACGAAATCATTCTGCGCCGATATCCTGCTATGCTCTTTTTTGTACTTGCTGCCGATCATATTTTTGCTGCGCCGCTTGTCGTCTATCAAAGTTTTTGCCATAGTGAGCTCTACTCCATTCGTCGAAATCATAAATGGGCGGCCGGCCGTCTGTGTCAACCACCTTGGATTTGGTAAAGCGCGACTTGTAAAACTTTGTCTGAGGATCGTCTTCTACATCTAAATCTTTTTCGACATTTTGCACATCTTGCGCATAGCGGGATCCTGCTGTATGCACTATTCCTTTGTCGTATAGACGACGTAATCGATAGTTTCCTAATACCTCGTAGGCTTGCGTGATTTCCCGAAACTTGATGGCGGCAGTTTCGCTGCCGTCATTGCGATCCGGATGATAGACCATGGATAACTTATAATACGCTGCCTTGATTTCAGTTTGCGTCGACTGCTTGCCAATTCCCAGAGCGtcataataattgatttgccATGACGAATGTGTAGTGAATAGGCTCCGTAAAAGTGGTCGCCAGATATGCTGGCTATAGTGTAGCATACCTCacaaaactttgttttttattgttatatcACACACAATATTTTCCgaaccaaaacaaaacgaacagCTGTTTACACCTGAACTTGACCCAAGTTGTAACGCTTTTCGATTTGTTAGTCGTTATCGAAATGGCCAGCTGAGTTGTCGACGGTGACACGTGAATGGCAATCTGTGCCAAATCCGATCAAgtttagaaaatttaatattccgGTGTTGAGTTTTACGATCTCCTATTTTTCTGAAAGcttgaattttaatgaaaatatgatGAGATGGCTAGATTccttaaaaaatattcaaataaaatgtttttaaaatggCGCGCTATTTTACTCACATTTGATGTTATATATTTGGTGAGGAGGAAAAAgattttttgtacttttaggctaattttttattttaaaaaaacttttgcattcatttaatacaataatatttattttatattaaattaaaatcgata
Coding sequences:
- the LOC133836939 gene encoding HEAT repeat-containing protein 5B isoform X5 gives rise to the protein MELAHTLTLNEEALKQLPEHKHAVFELEWLRYLEKSLPHLPKHEIKAGQKKLVQQLSERIQGAPGPPMRKLIASALATLFSVGDTFMLFDTVNACNDILKNKDDSPSYLPTKLAAICVLGSMYEKLGRMMGRTYEDTVQILIRTLRNAESQARIEIMHTLEKVSAGMGTAIANVHKDIYKAAKHCLLDRVMAVRVAAARCILKMIYSAPFLYQTELESLGNLCFRAFDGSNYEVRCAVAQLLGTLLAYTQQLAEAASNKKSPHAQAAAALQAAKGGTLRLVSLDEALNILMAGFLRGGASFLKGTGEIIKGSSGVNREVRVGVTHAYVVFVQFMGSVWLERQLSTFLAHVLDLVANPKAACSHVDAVYSRKCINFILRTTIGKMLGEKAQSAACKELIHLVAKQMNSIDFNPENAKDSNQETLFSQHLLVCALQELSSLFIGLGTTAQNLLTDQSLNAIDATCAVLVHPCAAARLAAAWCLRSCCIAVPSQITPLIDRFIEAMEQMRSSPEAIAGYSCALAAILGSARHSPLGIPHTKGKVVFNCAEELLRSASQNSRMSLHRTQAGWLLIGAIMTLGSPVVKGLLPRMLLLWRNSFPRSNKELESEKARGDAFTWQVTLEGRAGALSVMHSFLLNCPDLVSEDITRRLLTPIESALAMLVNLATVLKSYGTQLKAPAAMVRLRLFETLTLLPPTALEASYTHLLRMLVSEFTLSDNAANTTNSLLRTLCHGDDSIILGTWLQETNHRTIEDQMEPNRKVDGEHLQPNSAAGSGALEHDPCCLYRPNWSAQHNYSSSSSSNASTNNIQLINKAQQCPGPLPLGVAVIDMSVTLYGTIFPKVANKHRLQMLDHFAECIKQAKSNRQEAVQMNIFTALLFALKQLTDSKTSIGQEDVKKSATSLIVASLTSTNSTIRCAAGESLGRLAQVVADSHFTAELAQNSFDKLKSARDVVTRTGHSHALGCLHRYVGGMGSSQHLSTSVSILLALAQDSASPVVQVWSLYALAQIADSGGPMFRGYVEATLTLSLKLLLSVPHAHVDVHQCVGRVVNALITTVGPELQGNNAAVNAMRSSFLCAAALLQSHADPLVQSEAIGCLQQLHLFACKSLQLDTLVPTLVKMLASNYFILRKAAVACLRQLAHREAREVCDLAMTITPEQCPDLIITEYGLPGLLFSMLDTETDAEMLKNIHDTLTSMLQMLAADNLSNWLSLCKKVLTVAVEGGGAIEDPTALAGAAGDAAGKSGTGEQLNTDDDDDEEEEYADDVTEYRAEENTSTHPAVQPRWPTRVFAAQCVRRIISSCEAANALHFDLLQAKEQQLIKSRSGDYLILHLAELIRMSFMAATSDSDQLRLEGLRTLQEIIDRFANVPEPEFPGHLLLEQYQAQVGAALRPAFAPDTPSHVTAAACEVCSAWIGSGVARDISDLRRVHQLLVSSLNKLYTKTNSTQLYNESMATLEKLSILKAWAEVYIVAMLGNGKAPASLLAISPAGGAGSSAQTELVSGLDLDVDNRGESLLGLVQPELHNLSNHWLAAMKDHALLLLPAEFQSQLPRDGGSFYTTDTINSSKPHYMTSWPPIMYAAALWLRDEGFARHQDTQTQMETTTAGSPEPESNNNHITHGSLSADRFHMIFGICMEALCSMRSSDKPKNIVSCLRALHSIFDSDWARRQLIKDRALTIELCHVLHRQILTRDELLVQLLCVEILKQTIQAAREDLQRNRDSQQASDNANDNVTENLELGEGSVMQPGSSHVYAVLEVCLCLFVRQIPSLNPSKQTNLQLDYAYAKNNASFFSVLGDDNGRLVASGLQCVEQLLELCTPSGALTILPTILYMTTSIIREIANKSIIDSSILANTCAVQAALQCLRSVCVHRWAQQPSTVDDWQQLLQSALATIIDMTKTAGDNEERKVDEVTMLLAIAVFILHTPASVVSAPSLQYPCINHFRQCLQSENLSVKLKCIETTRSIFTKADLKTSTPYIHALAPRIIESLYAESSKLPASELELQVTLESIVTVDQLIELAEPQHRNLLQDIQMLTLLVPVLISYLADLSKLRTLPKYQRQLHEHALQWLLKIGPKYPQEFKALMCQKPELRQKLEAAIRNQQQSINLAQKANEAQRNGLLAKPQKPTIKLKTDFSNFQ